A genome region from Arachis duranensis cultivar V14167 chromosome 6, aradu.V14167.gnm2.J7QH, whole genome shotgun sequence includes the following:
- the LOC107493582 gene encoding uncharacterized protein LOC107493582, with protein sequence MEIDRAIRECSDRRLQTKYNNATYVIQRALALYSIEEVAFSFNGGKDSTVLLHLLRAGYFLHKEGQNSANGDLKDFPIRTIYFETPSAFPEINSFTYDTAATYGLQIDTICTDFKSGLEALLKEKPIRAIFLGVRIGDPTAVGQEQFSPSSPGWPAFMRVNPILDWSYRDVWAFLLTCKVNYCSLYDQGYTSIGSIYDTVPNSLLSISDSSDKFKPAYLLADGRLERAGRAKRLSSSNCGQRPVDSNGLSSLDLHKNSMLTASVIAVGDEFLFGTVEDQLGPNLCRKLHSVGWSVLRLSVVHSNIDSVAEEVEQKKSSDMVFIYGGVGPLHSDVTIAGIAKAFGVRLAPDEEFEEYLRHIIGDQCIGDRNEMAQLPEGITELLHHDKLSVPLIKCQNVIVLTATNVSELEKEWNCLIELTESNDLLTLLEPYVSKQVMTNLSDVEIAQPLSKLCLEFPDLHIGCYRTTRYGSLVVSLKGKDQKRLELAMKSLEKKFQPGTFKEMN encoded by the exons ATGGAGATCGACAGAGCAATCAGGGAGTGTAGCGATAGAAGGCTTCAAACCAAGTATAACAACGCCACCTATGTTATTCAGAGAGCTTTGGCTTTGTATTC CATTGAAGAGGTTGCTTTCAGTTTCAATGGTGGAAAGGATTCAACG GTTTTGTTACATCTACTTAGGGCGGGCTATTTTTTGCATAAAGAGGGACAAAATAGTGCCAATGGGGATCTGAAAGATTTTCCAATTAGAACAATATATTTTGAGACTCCTAGTGCTTTCCCAGAAATTAACTCATTCACTTATGATACAGCTGCCAC CTATGGTTTGCAAATTGACACCATTTGCACAGATTTTAAATCTGGTTTGGAGGCTTTGCTAAAGGAGAAGCCAATTCGAGCAATTTTCCTTGGAGTTCGAATTGGAGACCCTACTGCG GTTGGCCAGGAACAATTCTCCCCTAGTTCACCTGGGTGGCCAGCTTTTATGAGAGTGAATCCCATTTTAGATTGGTCATACAG AGATGTATGGGCCTTCCTTTTAACTTGCAAGGTGAACTATTGCAGCCTTTATGATCAAGG TTATACTTCGATTGGGAGCATATATGACACTGTTCCCAATTCATTATTATCCATCAGTGATTCATCCGATAAATTTAAACCAGCATATTTGCTTGCTGATGGAAGATTAGAGAGGGCAGGGAGGGCTAAAAGGTTATCTTCTTCTAATTGTGGACAACGTCCTGTTGATAGCAATGGCTTGAGTAGCCTAGATTTGCATAAAAACAGTATGCTCACAGCTTCGGTCATTGCTGTGGGAGATGAGTTTCT GTTTGGCACTGTTGAGGATCAGTTGGGACCTAATTTGTGTAGAAAGCTGCATTCTGTTGGTTGGTCTGTGTTGCGACTTTCTGTTGTACACAGCAAT ATAGATTCGGTGGCTGAGGAAGTTGaacaaaagaaatcaagtgatatG GTTTTTATATATGGAGGTGTAGGTCCACTGCACTCTGATGTTACCATAGCAGGCATTGCAAAAGCTTTTGGTGTTCGTTTG GCTCCGGATGAAGAATTTGAAGAATATCTACGGCATATTATTGGTGATCAGTGTATTGGTGACCGGAACGAG ATGGCTCAATTGCCAGAGGGCATAACTGAACTACTGCATCATGACAAGTTGTCCGTTCCCTTG ATCAAGTGCCAAAATGTAATAGTTCTTACTGCGACGAATGTTTCGGAGCTGGAAAAGGAATGGAACTGTTTGATTGAATTAACAGAATCGAATGATCTGCTAACATTACTGGAACCTTATGTATCAAAGCAAGTGATGACAAATCTTTCAGAT GTTGAAATCGCTCAACCTCTATCGAAGCTTTGTCTTGAATTTCCAGACCTTCATATAG GATGTTACCGTACAACCAGATATGGATCTCTTGTAGTAAGTCTCAAAGGAAAG GACCAAAAACGACTTGAATTGGCTATGAAATCATTAGAGAAGAAATTTCAACCTGGCACGTTCAAGGAGATGAACTAG